The Rhizobium sp. CCGE531 genomic sequence CAATGCAGCCGCCTTGAAAAAGCGGACCGGCAGACGAAAATGCGTGGCGGTCTCAAGGATGGCGGGCTCATCCATGCGCGTATCGATCGAGACGACGGCCAGAACCTCTTCGCTCCCGATTCCAGCCTCCTGAAAGGCTCTTTCCGCAAGCATGCGCACATCGTTCCAATCGGTGCCGCGCTCGCAACCGAGCCCAAGAAGATAGCGGCGGGTGGAATTGGCATAAGTCGTCATATTCGCTCCCAACAGCGTCAACCGATATCACAGCTGTAGCGAGCGCCTTTCGGCGCGTCAATTTCGCTTGGTGTGTCCCGATAGCAATTGCCTTGTGGCGAGCGAAGTGCCAGAAGGCCGCTGATTTCCCGCCCCAGAATTCCGTTCCAGAGTGCCCCCCTTGTACGAGATCACATTTCAGGTCCTGCTCCTGCTGTTTGCCGCCGCATTCTTTGCCGGCTTTGTTGATTCGATCGCAGGCGGCGGAGGGCTGATTACCGTGCCCGCGATGCTACTCGCAGGCATTCCGCCGCTGCAGACACTCGGTACGAACAAGGTGCAGTCCATCTGCGGCGCGGCCTCAGCCACGATCGCCTATGCCAGGCAGGGACATGTGGAGCTTCGCGAGCAACTTCCGATGGCCGCAATGGCTGTCATCGGAGGCATGCTCGGCGCATTGCTGGCAACAGTCATGCCGAGCCAAGTCCTGCGCGTCACCCTGCCCTTCCTGCTGATCGCCATCGCGCTCTATTTCGCCATCAAGCCCAATCTCGGCGATGTCGAAAAGCATCGGCGCATGACCGCGGGCCTCTTCGGCGTGACGCTCGTGCCCCTCATCGGCTTTTATGATGGCGCATTCGGCCCAGGCACGGGCTCGTTCCTGATGCTCGCCTTCGTGACGCTTGCCGGCTTCGGCCTTCTAAAGGCGACAGCCCATACGAAGCTGCTCAATTTCGGCTCGAATCTCGGCAGCCTGATCGTCTTCATCTTCTCCGGCGCCATCCTTTGGAAAATCGGCCTGACGATGGGGCTCGGCCAGTTTCTCGGCGCACAGATCGGCTCGCGGCTTGCCATGCGGATCGGCGCCAAGCTGATCAAGCCGCTGCTGGTCGCCGTCTGCATCGCCTTCGCGGTCAAGCTGCTGGCGGATCCCACTCATCCTGTCAGAATCTGGCTCGGACTGTAAGATACAGGCATTCCGGTCGATGTCATTCAGTTGGAACTCGCAATCGAATCCTTCTTTCCCGCAAACCGACAGACCGCAGAAGGCGATGCTGCCGGCTAGCTGAAAACCCCGGCTGTCGATCAGAACTCGACGCCCGGCTGCCCCTTGATGCCGGAGCGGAAGGGATGCTTGATCAATTCCATTTCGGTAACGAGATCGGCGATCTCGATCAGCTCTTCCTTCGCGTTGCGGCCCGTCAAGACCACATGCGTCATGTAGGGCTTCTCGTTCCTGAGGAATTCCAGCACGTCGTTGATGTCAAGGTAATCGTAGCGCAGCGCGATATTGATCTCATCCAGCAGCACCATGGAATTCCGCTCGTCGCGGATCAGCTCCTTGGCCTTTTCCCACGCGGCAGAAGCCGCCGCCACGTCGCGAGCGCGATCCTGCGTCTCCCAAGTAAAGCCTTCGCCCATCGTGTGGAACTGGCAGAGGTCGGAGAAATGCTTTTCGATCAGGTCGCGCTCGCCAGTCCACATGGCGCCCTTGATGAACTGCACGACGGCGCTGGGCTTCCCATGGGCGATGTGGCGGAAGATCATGCCGAAAGCAGAAGAGGATTTTCCCTTGCCCTTGCCGGTATGGACGATGATCAGGCCCTTCTCATCGTTCTTGGTCGCCATGATCTTGTCACGCGCGGCCTTCTTCTTGGCCATCTTGTCGGCGTGCCGGGCATCGTCGTTCTTCGGGGCATCCGCGCCGGTTTCGGCCAATTCGTCGCTCATTGCATTCTCCCTGATATGATCGATTTCTGTGCCAGCGGCCCGCCGCGCCAGAGGTAGAGAGCGACAAGCGGCTGATCCTCTGTCCGCATGGCATGGCGGATGTTCGAGGGGTGATGGATGATCTCACCCGACCAGCGCGGCAGGAACGGCTGGGCATCCTTGCTCCACAGCGAGCCATCGGTCAGAGGGATATAGATCTCCTCGGCCTCATGGTGATGATCCGGATAATGCACGCCGGGGCCGAGCAGCAGGAAGCCGCCGGCCATCTCGTCGCTTGCGAAATGCCCTCGTGTGCCGAAAAGCTCGACCCAGCCATATCGCTGCAGGAAATCCGCGCCGAAGTCTGTGATGCTGTAGGTCTGCGCCCAATGCAGCATATCCACCGCATTCGAGAGCTCGTTAAAAAGAGCGCCTTCCGCCCCGTTGACCGGCCGCTCAAGTTCCCGAAGATAAGCGACGACAGGCAGATCGTGCGCCGCAAGCAACCGCTCTTCAGCCGGCCAGCGAAAGCCCTCGATGAAATGCCGCAGCAGCAGATCGCTGCGCGACAGGAGATAGTCACGAAACGCAGTAAGAAGTTCGTCGACCGCGCTCATGCCGCCGTCTCCTTGCCCTTATCCAGGCTTTCCAGATCGAAGCGCGCCGAATTGCTTCTCGGCGTCCAGAGCTTACGATCGATCGCCTCCAGTAAGCGCTCCCGCATGTCCCGAAGTGCTGCCGGGTTCTTCTCCGCCATGAAATCGCGCACGCTCTGATCGACGACGAAGGCTTGGTAGACGGCCTCGAAATGATGATTGCCGACAGCGCCCGTCGTCGCCGCAAAGGCAAAGAGATAGTCCACTGTTGCGGCGATCTCGAAG encodes the following:
- a CDS encoding dimethylsulfonioproprionate lyase family protein codes for the protein MSAVDELLTAFRDYLLSRSDLLLRHFIEGFRWPAEERLLAAHDLPVVAYLRELERPVNGAEGALFNELSNAVDMLHWAQTYSITDFGADFLQRYGWVELFGTRGHFASDEMAGGFLLLGPGVHYPDHHHEAEEIYIPLTDGSLWSKDAQPFLPRWSGEIIHHPSNIRHAMRTEDQPLVALYLWRGGPLAQKSIISGRMQ
- a CDS encoding TSUP family transporter, with the translated sequence MYEITFQVLLLLFAAAFFAGFVDSIAGGGGLITVPAMLLAGIPPLQTLGTNKVQSICGAASATIAYARQGHVELREQLPMAAMAVIGGMLGALLATVMPSQVLRVTLPFLLIAIALYFAIKPNLGDVEKHRRMTAGLFGVTLVPLIGFYDGAFGPGTGSFLMLAFVTLAGFGLLKATAHTKLLNFGSNLGSLIVFIFSGAILWKIGLTMGLGQFLGAQIGSRLAMRIGAKLIKPLLVAVCIAFAVKLLADPTHPVRIWLGL
- the cobO gene encoding cob(I)yrinic acid a,c-diamide adenosyltransferase — encoded protein: MSDELAETGADAPKNDDARHADKMAKKKAARDKIMATKNDEKGLIIVHTGKGKGKSSSAFGMIFRHIAHGKPSAVVQFIKGAMWTGERDLIEKHFSDLCQFHTMGEGFTWETQDRARDVAAASAAWEKAKELIRDERNSMVLLDEINIALRYDYLDINDVLEFLRNEKPYMTHVVLTGRNAKEELIEIADLVTEMELIKHPFRSGIKGQPGVEF
- a CDS encoding cobalamin biosynthesis protein, whose amino-acid sequence is MTTYANSTRRYLLGLGCERGTDWNDVRMLAERAFQEAGIGSEEVLAVVSIDTRMDEPAILETATHFRLPVRFFKAAALERETPRLKNPSELVFAHVGCHGVAEAAALAAAGPDSELVLPKIKSSFATAAIARIA